The sequence below is a genomic window from Eleginops maclovinus isolate JMC-PN-2008 ecotype Puerto Natales chromosome 20, JC_Emac_rtc_rv5, whole genome shotgun sequence.
ACTGAGGCAAGAATATGGGTGCAATTTGGATAACtctgattttgtttatttaatgtatttgttttcaatattcTTTAATCGATCCCTCACATTTCTTCAAATACTGAGACCATGAGTCCAGGCAGCCATTCAAACCcagcaaacatatttttaatagaCATTAAAGACAGTTggtgtattattttattttttccttgttGTACACATCAATGGTCTGGATTCTCTCTATGTCATGGTTAATGAGCAGTGAGTCGTAAACGCTTGGTATCAGCTTTTAAAATAACTCACTTcaaatcaatatatttattatatactaCGTATAACCTTCatattgaatttttttttttttttttttttcaaaattttaTTTGCTTATGTAACTGTATCcaacaaaaaatgtacatttatcacAGtctaaaaatatttgttattctaTATTTCAATCAAAAGtttcttttataattttttACAGCCGTCTAGTGGTCAAAACAGTTAATACTTTTCAAGTTGAGCAGCATtaacataacaaaaaacatcaaattaaCAGGTAGaactgacatactgtacatgcatgtgTAACAATGGCTTTATTCTCAGAGTCATAGTGTGTTTTTGGCCATATTTTGGTTATTAACACTGCAGAGGTTGTAACTATCCACTGCTAACGGCTGTCTTTCCTTagtgaaagaaaatatttttacagAAGTTATTTATCAGGTATGTTCTTCCTTGCTTCTCGTTCctgttctccttctccctctgcgAGCGACCACCTCCATGCATAAGAGGAGCTGCGAGGCCTTTCTCTAGGCAAAAGGTTTTGTGGACTTCTGTACAATAAAGGTTTCAACTGAtcattcctcttcctcatcaggGAAAGTGCACTTGTCATTTGATCTGGGTCAAAGCGctgtaaaagaaataaaagatttCAGACACCACAACCACATATATATGCATGAGTTCAATAGATATTCAATAGAAATCAGACATAATCTAATGCTGACTTATGGAACATTGGATGATTGGATATTTACTTTTCACTAGATATAAGACATGGGCAACTGTGGCTGCAAGGAAGTGTGTCCATCTTTCAATCAGGAGGTTGTAGGTATTGATCACAGCccttgcagtcaacatgttgatgtttcaTTGGGCAACTTAATCCTGAGTTGCTCTCGGGGCATTGCCAACGGTGTGAATGTGTTGTATGAATGTTAGCTTACATGAGCAAAtcgatcaatcaatcaatcaatcaatcaaagtttatttatacagcccaatatcaaaaactttacatttgtctcagtggactttacagtttgtacagaatggCACTGCTGTTTGAGGTCTGAATGATGACTTGCAGTATGTAAAACGCTTTGAGTGGTcttaaagactggataaagcgctagATAAGTCCAGTCTATTTACCATTTTACCAACATAACCCAAACCTAATCTCTTAAGATCGTCCATTGCCTGTAGTGTCTCAGCTTAAAGTGTAATATCTCTGTAAGCTTTGAACTGGGCTGTAAACTTATTTTTATAAGAAGAATCTTCCCAAGCACATacagaaagaaatataaagaatCCACACACTTACACTTGCCATAAACCTTGGTACCGGGAGtcctctgtcttctgttttgtGTAGGCTCAGCTCCGTCATAGACTGGATCAGTTCTGACGCGGGTGCATTCGATCCTTTCCTGATCTGTCCTGAAAGGCTCTGCTGAGGATGAGTCCTCTTCATGATGTCACTCAGAGAGCTGTAGTTCTCAGACTGCGGCACCATTAGGATCAGAGGTTTCTGTGAGAAGAGAAATGCAACTCAGTTTTTCACAATTTTAACTAAAGTATTTTAGTAGAAAAGCCATGTTGCTTACTCTAGAAGATGGTGTGTATTCCACAGGTAAGCTAGCTTTATTAATGCTTCCCACTTCTTCCAATATGGCTTCCCTCTTTGAGGCCTCTCTTCTCTCAGAAGAGGGAAGTATGTTCATATCGGGTGTTAGTTCTGTTCCTTTATCATCAAGTCTTGTTCGTCTTTTGTCATCTAAATTGGGGCTCTTTTCTGTGGAGAGTTGTCTGGAAATAGCCTTATTTATTATGTGATCCACCctgcaggggaaaaaagcaataacacaattaataaatacaacatggGGTTTTTCTTTATGATATTTCAATACTAATGAATTCAATGTGTTGCCTTTTCATTCTTTCTGGAGCTATTGGGTCCGTAGGCGAGGGCTGTTTGTTCCTATGAAAATATCAAGATTCCAGGAAACAGATTAGCATAAAACGTACAAAAAGACAAGTACAAATACTCTTCATcagtattatttaaaatatgactaTAAGGAGACCTACTTGAAAGTTGTTGATTTATCTGGCACATTGCTTGTCACTGGAGAATTGTTTTCATACACCCTGTCACATTCAGAAACAGAGCAATAAAGTCAAACAACCTGTAAcacaaaatatttagaaattCTGTGCTAGGGGAGATTAATCAAAGAATGAAGATAGAAGAAAAAACGTGTTGTTATATTTTGGTGTAAGTTATCAGTAGTAAGTTAAATTGTAATTCGAAAAATATCAAAGATGTATTTGTGTAAATGGATATTTCAAATATGCATACTGTATGATTGGTCCAAAGACAACTTAGATTGAAGTCAAGATAATCCATGTACCTTTTGTTTTCCACAAATCGGTTTCCATTGCAAGAAGGCTTAAAACCGTCCATAAAGAAGGTGTTTTTATCAAACAGCATTTGCCTCTGGATCTGCATTTCCTTGGCCATGAGTTGCTCGTGTTGATCAAATAGGATTTTGCTCTCCACCTGCATTTCCTTGACCATGATTTCTTCATGTTGATCAAGAGGACTGCACTTTTTAGTGTGTATAACACCCATAGCTTCCCAGTCAAGGAGGGAATCTGCAGGTGGGGATGGAGGATTGATAATCTCAGGCTCATAATGGTGATGTCTTTGAAACCCGAGATCTGAGGGGTCTTTCAAATGATGAGTCACATCTTTATGAgtcccttcctccctccatgTGTCAGGGACGGGGAGTGAAGCAGCAAAAAGGATCCTGAACTCCCTGTCGAATGATTCTACAACTGGGCCGTTCAGAACAGTAATCAGCTGCCGGTGCAGGTGGGCGTCTGTCCATGTGAGGCTGCAGTGCAAAGATAGCTTGTTATATCAAAGTGTTTACGATATATTTAAAGGAATTAAGAATGTCAGTACATAAGGATCAAAACCAGTCATTGAATTAAGCTGCAAGGCAAAGATTTATCAATATAGTATGcacatcaaaagtaaaagttaatTAAACTGTCAATTTATGCATATTTCTAGGGAAAATAACAACCATAAAAGATGATGGGAATAAAGTACCAATCATTGCACCTATCATTTTAACCTTTCTATATTGACTAAAGAAAGTAATGGGTcgattaaaataataaataatacaaggGCTTGAAGTTAATATGCTACATATTTTCGATGCCTTACATTCTGTTATGTCACTCATTGTAAATGATGATTtcttgggaaaaaaataaataggaaatgAGGCTAGAAACAACTGCTCACCTGTAGCTGCCATGAATCACTGTCTGTAAATCTACCAAAAGGAActtctctttcatttctccGACTACCATTCTTCCTGTCCTCGAGCAAAAGGTTTTCCCACCAAGAACACGTACCTGCATGTTCTGCCAAACCAGAAACCAGAGTTAAAATTTGAGATAGAATGAAATTCAAATGTGTGGTTTATCTGTGATACAATGAGATGATTGGGAAATGTCTTACACATGGTTTGTAGTAAACAAGGGTCTACATCCATGCAACAGGCCCTGTCAGGCTGTAATCTAACATCAGCATGTGAACATGCTCACAATCACATGCTAGCATGCTGATAATTAGCAGAAAAAAGGTTTACCAGGTtcaccatcttagtttagcatgttagcatgcttaaaTGTGCCAGTTagcaacagaaacaaagatgAAGAGATGTGATTGTCATTAGTTTTTGCAGTTTTATGTCACTAACCAAAGTATTTGACCTGATCATTAGATGAAATCTTAGTTGCCAACTGACAAAAATTCATCCTGAGGGGTTGTAATGTCTTCAACAAATGTAATGGCAATCAATCCAATAGtcaatgcatttctttaaaaaaaacacataagtCAACCTCATGGTGGTGCTAGGCTAAAAAGTCAGGTGAACCCTACAGCCATGGGTATCTGAACTaaatttcatggcaatctaTTCAACATAGATATTTCATTCTGGACCAAAGAGATAGATTGACTGAAACAACCTTGATGTCCTTTGAGTCCTTAGAGTGTGCATGATATTATTATAGCCATAGCAGACCAGTAAACCTAATATTATATAACTTCTACAGTTAGACTTTACCCCAGTTAGGGATGGAGAACTTAAATTCTGATCATTCATCAATTTCACAAACTGCATTCAtgaaattaatttatatttttgagtATTCAATATCAGGCACAGCATTTCACCACCTCAAAAGAAACAGACAACTATGAATGCTGTGCAACCAGTTTAACGATGCATTGCTAAGAGTAGATGTTACATTCCTAAGATGCTGCAACAGGAATGTACGAGAAAAAGGACCCCACTACACAAAATGCAGTGCGTCAAGTTTATAACAACGCTTTAAGTTGCAACCTTAAAATGTAATCTAGTGGCCTTGTTAGACTGGAAGTGCTTGGGTTAATGTATTGCCATGTCAAATATACTCAATCAAATGGCTGCTAGGTGTGTGCTCATTTGCAAGAGGTGACTCACTGGATGCCTGAGCCTGTTGAGCGTGAAGTTCTCTTGAATGGACCTTCGGTTCAGGATGATGTACACAGGGACACCCTGGGAAGCAGCTTTGTGTA
It includes:
- the fam83e gene encoding uncharacterized protein fam83e, whose protein sequence is MSNSHEQSLDENVVFLPVPESSPEFLHCEKERQAVERLINAGPEAFYSSIGTERSGCFLSTEEVSQISSWAQDYRLHPLQVQRQENGEEGSSEMEDFCSTYFPSFSDTPPPDLELGWPESRPWAPRASVRVHTSPPAEGDPSVRQIIRWHLQNAGEVIAIVTDRLTDGAIIGDLHKAASQGVPVYIILNRRSIQENFTLNRLRHPNMQVRVLGGKTFCSRTGRMVVGEMKEKFLLVDLQTVIHGSYSLTWTDAHLHRQLITVLNGPVVESFDREFRILFAASLPVPDTWREEGTHKDVTHHLKDPSDLGFQRHHHYEPEIINPPSPPADSLLDWEAMGVIHTKKCSPLDQHEEIMVKEMQVESKILFDQHEQLMAKEMQIQRQMLFDKNTFFMDGFKPSCNGNRFVENKRVYENNSPVTSNVPDKSTTFKNKQPSPTDPIAPERMKRVDHIINKAISRQLSTEKSPNLDDKRRTRLDDKGTELTPDMNILPSSERREASKREAILEEVGSINKASLPVEYTPSSRKPLILMVPQSENYSSLSDIMKRTHPQQSLSGQIRKGSNAPASELIQSMTELSLHKTEDRGLPVPRFMASRFDPDQMTSALSLMRKRNDQLKPLLYRSPQNLLPRERPRSSSYAWRWSLAEGEGEQEREARKNIPDK